The following proteins come from a genomic window of Macadamia integrifolia cultivar HAES 741 chromosome 14, SCU_Mint_v3, whole genome shotgun sequence:
- the LOC122062098 gene encoding uncharacterized protein LOC122062098: MEKQILDFSLVPFGLSILLAYHIWLLYRIINHPTNTVIGINGINRRVWVQSMMEDTSRNGVLAVQTLRNNIMASTLLASTAIMLSSVVAILMANSKARPSGIIFGVQSEMGIWVKFFTILVCFLMAFLFNVQSIRYYSHASILINLPVKKMLSPHMTTEYVERAVNMGSYFWSLGLRTFYFSFPLFLWLFGPIPMFLCCVVLVFMLYFLDVSFDFGGGDGVGGVVMDDMDEEQGI; the protein is encoded by the exons atggagaagCAAATTCTTGACTTCTCCCTGGTTCCTTTTGGCCTCTCCATACTGTTAGCCTACCACATATGGCTTCTCTATCGGATCATAAATCATCCAACAAACACAGTCATCGGCATCAATGGCATCAACAGGCGTGTATGGGTCCAATCAATGATGGAA GACACGTCGAGAAATGGCGTGCTCGCTGTGCAGACCTTACGAAACAATATTATGGCATCGACCCTATTGGCATCGACGGCGATCATGCTCAGCTCCGTCGTGGCGATCCTCATGGCCAACTCGAAAGCTCGACCTTCAGGGATCATTTTCGGAGTTCAGAGTGAGATGGGAATTTGGGTGAAGTTCTTTACCATATTGGTCTGTTTTCTTATGGCTTTCTTGTTCAATGTACAGTCTATAAGATATTATAGCCATGCAAGTATATTGATTAACCTTCCAGTGAAGAAGATGTTAAGCCCACATATGACAACAGAGTATGTGGAAAGGGCAGTGAACATGGGGAGCTATTTCTGGTCATTGGGATTAAGGACCTTTTACTTCTCTTTCCCTCTGTTTTTGTGGCTCTTTGGGCCTATTCCTATGTTTTTGTGTTGTGTTGTGCTGGTTTTTATGCTTTATTTTCTGGACGTAAGTTTTGACTTTGGAGGAGGTGATGGTGTTGGTGGTGTTGTTATGGACGACATGGACGAGGAACAAGGGATTTAG